CCTGGTCGAGCCGAAAGGCATCATGGCCGGCACTATCTATCTCGAGGTTCCCAACGAGTTCACCCGAGGGATGATCGAACAGCGCAGCAGAGTCCCTTTGCTCAGTGCGATCGGCAATCTTGCCGACGAACTCGCCGTTTCCACCTTCGCGATCGTGGTGAATCCGGATATCGCGCAGGAAACAATGCGCAACCCCCTCCCGCAGGAGCAAACCTATATAGAGGTTCCGGCCCCTGTCGCGCCCGTGACGGAGATCACCGCCGCCCCACGAGTCAACGATTCCCGGCTGAACCCGAAGTATAGTTTCGACAACTTCGTGATCGGGCAATCCAATCGTTTCGCCCACGCCGCGGCCGTCGCCGTCGCGGAGGCGCCGGCGAAGGCCTACAACCCCCTGTTCGTGTATGGCGACTCTGGTCTGGGTAAGACGCACCTTTTGCATGCGATCGGCCACTACGCGATGAGTTTGTACCCGGGCATCCGGGTTCGCTATGTCAGCTCGGAAGAATTCACAAATGACTTCATCAACTCGATCGCAAACAACCGCGGTTCCTCATTCCAGGCTCGGTACCGCAACATCGACATCCTGTTGATCGACGACATTCAATTTCTCCAACGCGCCGTCGAGACGCAAGAAGCCTTCTTCCACACATTCAATACACTGCACGATCACAACAAACAGGTCGTCATCACCAGTGATCTCCCACCGAAGCTGCTGACGGGGTTCGAAGATCGGATGCGTTCTCGCTTCGAATGGGGACTCATCACCGATGTGCAGGTGCCCGACCTCGAGACGCGCATCGCAATTCTCCGCAAGAAGGCGCAGAGCGAAAAAATTCAGGTGCCAGACGACATCCTCGAATTCATGGCGACCAAGGTGTCCAGCAACATCCGCGAGCTTGAGGGAACGCTCATCCGCGTCACCGCGTTCGCGAGCCTCAACCGCACACCCGTCGACATGAACCTGGTGCAGACGGTGCTCAAGGATCTGATCACGCTCGATGATGACAACGTCATCGCGCCCGTCGACATCATTACGAACACCGCAGACTATTTCAAGCTGTCCGTCGACGACCTCTACGGTTCTTCCCGGTCACAGGCGATTGCGACGGCACGCCAGATCGCCATGTACCTGTGTCGCGAGTTGACGAACCTATCCCTCCCGAAAATTGGACAACTCTTCGGCAACCGCGACCACACCACCGTCATGTACGCGAACAAGAAAATCAGCGAACTCATGAAGGAGCGGCGGTCGATCTACAACCAGGTCACAGAGCTGACAAGCCGTATCAAACAGAATCAACGCTGAGGCCGCCACCGAATTTCGACCCGTGTTCCGCACTATATTCACACTGTGGATAACTTGTGGAAAGTTAAGGCATAACCGCGCGTCAGATGTTGACGAATGCGCGCTCCTTGTGAGTCGGCGACCATGACGACCACCAACTTGCGCGGACGAAGCCGGGCGTGTCCCACAATCCCTCAACAACTTTCACCGGTGTAGTTCCCAGCGATCGACGCGCGTGAACATGGTTATCCACAGTTTCCACATCGGTTAAGACGATTACTCCTTAATTCCATTCTCTGCTCCGACACACAACCTTGACCATCGAACATGCCCGGCAATTGACCACTCCACGCAGACACCACACCCACGCTCTCGCTCTTCAGGCAAGCGCTAGCATTGTGTCCACATGTGTTCATCGGCAACAGTGTGCTCTTCAGCGACAGGGGTGACTTCGTGAGGTTTCAAGCCAATCGGGACGTACTGAGTGAGGCGGTCTCATTCGCCGTGAAGCTGCTGCCGCAGCGAACGACTCTCCCGATCCTGAGTGGCGTTTTGATCACCACGACTCCGACCGGCATCACGCTTTCGTCATTCGATTACGAGGTGTCTGCACAGACCGAGATCGCGGCCGACGTCGAAGAGCAGGGAACCGTGCTCGTCTCTGGTCGACTGCTGGCAGAGATTGCAAGCAAACTGCCGAATGCGCCCGTCCGGTTCTCCACCGCCGAGTCACGAATCTCGGTAACCTGTGGTTCCGCCAACTTCACACTGCTATCCATGCCGGTTGAGGAATATCCAAGCCTGCCGCAGGTAGGCGAAGATGCGGGCCTGGTTCCAGCCGACGCATTCGCTGAAGCCGTTGCACAAGTCGCGGTTGCAGCGTCGCGCGACGACGTGACCCCGGTCATCACCGGCGTGCAGCTCGAGATCGCGGATAACAAGCTCAGCTTGGTTGCCACAGATCGCTATCGGGTGGCCGTACGGGAAATCGATTGGGACGCATCCGACAGCGGAACGAGTGCGGCCACCGCCCTGGTTCCAGCTCGCACGCTGCAAGAGATCGGCAAGACCCTCGGCCACAGTGGAACGATTTCCGTGGCGATCACGTCGAAAGACGATCGAGAGTTGATCGCATTCACTGCAGACAAGAAGACTGTGACATCACTGTTGATCAAAGGGAACTTCCCGCCGGTCAAGAGGCTTTTTCCCGACACAGTTGACAACTATGCCGTCATCAACACGGCCGAACTTGTCGAGGCGACTCGGCGAGTTTCGCTCGTGTTGGAACGTGAGGCAGCGCTCCGTTTCACGTTCAACGCTGACGGGCTGCGGCTCGAGGCGATTGGGTCGGAACAGGCACAGGCATCCGAGACCATTGACGCGTTGCTCACCGGCGACGACACAGTTGTCTCGCTCAAGCCACAGTTTTTGTTGGATGGCCTCGGCGCCGTGCACTCGGAATTCGTGCGCATCTCGTTCACGAAGACCGAGAACCCGAATAAGCCCGGGCCCGTTCTGATCACCAGCCAGACCAGCAAAGAGCAGGCCGGTTCAGACAGTTATCGATACCTGCTGCAGCCCAACCTGCTTCTGCGATAGTCGAATTCACCTACGTAGCCGCGTCCGAACAGATAGAACAAAAGAGGGATTCTCATGCATATCGGCCTCATCGGTCTCGGAAAAATGGGCAACAACATGCGCAGCAGGCTCGAACAGAAAGGCATCGAGGTCACCGGATATGACACCAATCCCGAGTTGACTGATGTGCCGACTCTTGCGGCGCTTGCGGCAGCTCTGCCGACTCCGCGAACCGTTTGGGTGATGGTGCCGGCCGGCGCAATAACAGACTCAGTCGTTTCCGATCTCGGTACCGTTCTCGAGAAGGGTGATCTGATCATCGATGGCGGGAACTCTCGTTTCACCGAAGATTTCAAGCACTCAGAACAACTTGCGCCTCAAGGCATCGACTTCATGGACGCCGGAGTCTCGGGAGGGGTGTGGGGCTTGCAGAACGGTTACGGGCTCATGGTTGGCGGCAGCGCGGCACAGGTCGAGCGTGTCATGCCGGTGTTCGACGCTCTGCGACCTGAAGGCCCGCGCGATGAAGGGTTCGTGCATGTCGGTGAGGTCGGAGCCGGTCATTACGCAAAGATGGTGCACAACGGCATCGAGTATGCGCTGATGCAGGCGTTCGCAGAGGGATACGAACTCTTGGACACACGCAAGGACATCGTCAAAGATGTGACCGGAACATTCAAGGCATGGCAACGGGGAACCGTTGTGCGTTCGTGGTTGCTGGAACTTCTCGTGCGCGCGCTCGAAGAGGACCCGGAATTCGAGCACATCGAAGGCTACGTCAACGACTCCGGAGAGGGTCGCTGGACGGTCGAAGAAGCGCTTGCAAATTCTGTTCCAGTGCCGACGATCAGTGCGTCGATTTTTGCACGATACGTCTCACGCCAGCAGGACTCTCCTGCGATGAAGGCCGTTGCGGCGTTGCGCAATCAATTCGGCGGACACGCGGTGAAAGCTGTCGACTGAGCTTCTGCCCCTGAGCCTCAGTTATCGTTCCCTGAGCTTGCCGAAGGGTATGATGATCCGCCTTTCGGCTTTGCTCAGGGAATGGATGGAAAAAGGTGAGCGAGCATGCGCGTCGTGCACCTCTCGTTGACCGATTTTCGCAATTACGCGCGCGCCGAAGTGCCGCTGCACCCTGGGCCGAACCTTTTCATCGGCCGGAACGGCCACGGCAAGACCAACCTCGTCGAGTCGTTGGGCTATCTGAGCACGCTGGGATCGCACCGCAGTTCGAGTGATCAGGCGTTGATCCGCAAGGACACCGATGCTGCCATCATCCGCGCACGCGTGCAGCACGAGTCGAGAGAGCTGCTGGTCGAGGTGCAACTCAATCGAGGCTCGGCCAACAGGGCCCAGGTCAACCGGTCGGCTGTGAAGGTGCGAGAACTCCCGCGCTACTTTTCCAGTGTGATCTTCGCGCCGGAGGACCTCGCTCTCGTTCGCGGTGAGCCGGGCGTGCGTCGCCGCTTCATCGACGAGCTACTGATCCAACGCACTCCGCGGCTAGCCGGCGTGCTTGCCGATTACGATCGTGTGCTCAAACAGCGCAACAGCCTTCTGAAGTCCGCTCGCGCAACGAGGGTTCGCCTTGATCAGCTCGGAACACTCGAGATCTGGGATGAGCGGCTCGTCACGCTGGGCAGCGAGATCATCGACGAGCGGGTGCGTTTGACGCACGAACTCTCCGCGCCATTGCGAGCCGCCTACCAGTCTGTGGTCGGCGATGATCACTCGCCACGGTTGAGCTCTGTTCTCAGCATTCACGACGAGGGTGCCCCAACAGAGAATTCCCCCGCAGCTGGTCAGACTGCTGAGGTCTTCCACGCGGCGATCGCGGCATTGCGCGGCAAGGAACTGGAACGGGGGATGACGTTGGTCGGCCCGCACCGCGACGACGTGCTGTTCGAGCTCAACGGTATGCCGGCGAAGGGTTATGCAAGCCACGGGGAGTCGTGGTCGTTTGCGCTCTCACTCAGACTCGCGTCGGCTGAACTGTTGCGGCAGGATTCTGTCAGCGGAGATCCTGTTCTGATCCTCGATGATGTCTTCGCGGAGCTGGATCGCACACGGCGGCGGATGCTTGCGGAGGCGGTGCACAACTTCGAGCAGGTGCTGATCACAGCAGCGGTGTACGAGGACGTTCCCGCGGAGCTGACAGCGCACACCGTGCACATCGAGGCCGGGGTCGTGTCTGACGACCTGAGCACCTCCCGATCAACCGTGCCTGACAGACCATGACAGAGTCAGCGGAGGTGTATCAGCGTCTGAAGGCGCTGTTCTCGGCATCCGTTTATCGTGCACCGAGACAATCGACTCGTCCACTGGATGGTTCCGCCAGTGTGCCATTCGGTGCTGGGCGTGATCCGCACGGGCTCGGCAGCGTCGTAGACGCGCTGACGGCGCGGCTTGGTTGGAATTCCCCGCTGGCACAGTCTGAACTCGTCGCCTCGTGGAACGAATTGGTCGGAGCAGACACAGCAGAGCACTCGAGCCCGGTCGGAATCGACGACGGTGTGCTGACCGTGCGCTGTGAGTCGACGGCGTGGGCCACGCAGCTGCGAATCATGCGCTCAGAGTTGCTCAAGCACATCGCGGACCGCTTCCCGGACGCGGGCATCCAATCAATCCGATTTCAAGGACCCGACGTACCATCCTGGAAAAGAGGCCCCAGGTCGATTTCAGGGCGTGGTCCACGCGATACCTACGGGTAGCAATGCAAATCTGGTCACCCGAGCAAAACTAAGGCCCCAGATCGCCGTATATGGCTCCAAGGTGGCCGTCGACTTGGTAGACTGAGTGGTCACCTACTGTGCGGTCAGGAGCCTAATCTTCATATGACATCGGAATCCACAAACGCTCTTCCCGACGACTCCCAAGACCACGATACTTCTCCAGCAGATACAACCTCAGCAGATACATCCCCGACAGCTACAACCCCGACAGCTACAACCCCAGCCGCGACGCCGATCACCAGCGGGCACACGTCCCACAGTTATGGTGCGAGCGACATTCAGGTGCTCGAGGGCCTCGAAGCCGTGCGCAAGCGTCCCGGCATGTACATCGGATCGACGGGTCCGCGCGGGCTGCACCACCTGGTCTCGGAGATCGTCGACAACTCGGTCGATGAGGCACTGGCCGGCTACGCAGACGTGATCAACGTCACCATCAATAGGGATGGCAGTATCCGCGTTGTCGACAACGGTCGCGGTATTCCGGTGGCCGAGCATCCGATCGAGAAGATTTCTACCGTTGAGGTCGTGCTGACCAAACTGCACGCGGGCGGCAAGTTCGGCGGCGGCGGCTATGCCGTCTCCGGCGGACTGCACGGTGTTGGCAGTTCGGTTGTCAATGCGCTCTCGACCCGCTTCGAGGTCGAGGTCAAGCGCAACGGGTACATCTGGTGGATGGCGTTCGAAGATGGCGTACCGCTGGCGCCGCTCGCGCGCGGTGAGGAATCGAGCGAGACCGGAACGACGATCACCTTCTGGCCGAATGCAAAGATCTTCGAAACCGTGCATTTCGACTACGAGACCCTACGCACCCGCTTCCAGCAGATGGCGTTCCTGAACAAGGGCCTGCGAATCACGTTGAACGATCTGCGCGCTCCCGAAGAAGGAGAAGACGCACGCTCAGACAACTTCATCTACGAAAAGGGTCTGGTCGATTACGTCCAGTACCTGAACAAGCTCAAGCGCGCCGAGATCGTGAATGACGAGATCATCTCATTCGAGTCGGAGGACACGGACCGCAAGATCGCGCTCGAGGTTGCGATGCAATGGACGAGCGGCTATACGGAGAGTGTGTACACCTACGCCAACACCATCAATACCCACGAGGGTGGTACGCACGAGGAGGGTTTCCGCGCCGCGCTGACCACCCTGGTCAACAAGTACGCGCGCGATAAGAATCTGCTGAAAGAGAAGGACGATAACCTCTCCGGCGACGACGTGCGTGAGGGGCTCACAGCCGTCATCTCGGTCAAGCTCGCCGAACCACAGTTCGAAGGCCAGACCAAGACCAAGCTCGGCAACACTGAGGCGAAGGCGTTCGTACAGAAGGTTGTCGGTGATCAGCTTGGCGACTGGTTCGCTCGTAATCCGAACCAGGCCAAGGAGATCATCCGCAAATCACTTCAGGCCGCGACCGCACGCATGGCTGCACGGAAGGCTCGCGAGACTGCTAGACGCAAGGGCCTGCTCGAGGGCGGCGGAATGCCCGGCAAGTTGAAAGACTGCCAGAGCAAAGACCCTTCGTTGTCTGAGATCTTCATCGTCGAAGGCGACTCGGCCGGCGGCTCAGCCGTGCAGGGGCGCAATCCGGAGACACAGGCGATTCTGCCGTTGCGCGGCAAGATTCTGAACGTCGAGAAGGCGCGGCTCGACCGTGCGCTCGGCAATAACGAGGTGCAGGCGATGATCACCGCGTTCGGTGCCGGCATCGGTGAAGATTTCAACCCGGACAAGGCGCGGTACCACAAGATCGTCTTGATGGCGGACGCCGATGTCGATGGTCAGCACATCACCACACTGTTGTTGACCCTCCTGTTCCGCTACATGCGGCCGCTGATCGAGTTGGGCTACGTCTATCTCGCGCAACCACCGCTGTACCGGTTGAAATGGAGTAACGCCCCGCATCAGTACGTCTACTCGGATATCGAGCGCGACGCGCTGCTGACCGACGGGCAAGCTGCCGGCTGGCGCATCCCGAAAGACAACGGGATCCAGCGCTATAAGGGTCTGGGTGAGATGGACTACAAGGAGCTCTGGGAGACCACCATGAGCCCGGAGACCCGCACGCTGTTGCAGGTCACGCTCGATGATGCTGCGGCGGCGGACGAGATCTTCACAACGCTCATGGGTGAAGACGTTGAGGCCCGCCGGAGTTTCATCCAGAAGAACGCGAAAGACGTGCGCTTCCTCGATATCTGAACACACCCTGTCGGTCCCTGAGCTTGTCGAAGGGCCGCATCCGCGAGGCACTTCGGCAAGCTCAGCGACCGGAATATAGAGAGAAGAATTCATGGCTGAAGACGACATCACACCACCGGACGATACCCCCGTCGATCATGGCGTCCACGGCAAGATCGATCAGGTCGATCTTCAGCTGGAAATGCAGCGCTCCTATCTCGACTACGCGATGAGCGTGATCGTCGGGCGCGCACTGCCCGAGGTGCGCGATGGTTTGAAGCCGGTGCACAGGCGCGTGATCTACGCGATGTTCGACGGCGGCTATCGGCCGGATAAGGCGTTCTCGAAGTGCGCGCGCGTCGTCGGCGACGTGATGGGGCAGTTCCATCCGCACGGTGACTCGGCCATCTACGACGCTCTCGTTCGGCTGGTGCAACCGTGGAGCCTGCGCTACCCGCTCGCTCTCGGCCAGGGCAATTTCGGTTCGCCCGGCAACGATGGTGCGGCAGCTCCCCGGTACACCGAGACGAAGATGGCACCGCTTGCGCTCGAGATGGTGCGCGATATCGATGAGGAGACCGTCGACTTCGTCGACAACTACGACGGTCGTACGCAGGAGCCGTTCGTATTGCCCGCCCGGTTCCCGAACCTCCTGGTCAACGGCTCGGTCGGCATCGCCGTCGGCATGGCGACGAATATTCCTCCGCACAACCTGCGAGAGGTCGCCGACGGAGCGCTTTGGCACCTGGCGAATCCGGATGCGACACGGGAAGAGCTTCTCACGGCCCTGATGGCGCGTATCAAAGGGCCGGATTTTCCAACCGGAGCCCAGATTCTCGGTATCAAGGGCATCCACGACGCATACACAACCGGCCGCGGATCCATCACGATGCGCGCCGTCGTCAACGTCGAAGAGATTCAAAACCGCACCTGCCTCGTCGTCACAGAGTTGCCGTATCAGGTCAACCCAGACAACCTGGCGATCAAGATCGCCGAGATGGTCAAGGATGGCAGGATCAGCGGAATCGCGGATATCCGGGATGAGACATCCGGCCGTACCGGTCAGCGACTGGTGATCGTGCTCAAGCGGGATGCCGTGGCGAAGGTTGTTCTGAACAACCTCTACAAGCACACGCAGCTGCAGGAGAACTTCGGCGCGAATATGCTCGCCATTGTGGACGGTGTGCCTCGTACGCTGCCCATCGACGGATTCATCACGGCGTGGGTCGACCACCAGGTGGATGTCATCGTGCGGCGCACGCAGTTCCGGCTGCGCAAGGCCGAAGAGCGCGCGCACATTCTGCGTGGCTACCTCAAGGCACTGGATGCGTTGGACGAGGTGATCGCGCTCATCCGGCGCTCACCAACAGTCGATGACGCCCGTACGGGGCTCATCGAGCTGCTCGACGTCGACGAACTGCAAGCCAACGCAATCCTGGAAATGCAGCTGCGGCGCCTCGCGGCACTGGAACGGCAGAAGATCATCGATGAGGCCACTGAGATCGAGGCCCGCATTGTCGACTTCAAGGACATCCTGGCGACGCCGACACGGCAGCGCGTCATCATCAGTGAGGAACTGACGGAAATCGTCGATAAGTTCGGCGACGAGCGACGCACGGAGATCATGTTCGGATTCGACGGTGACATGTCGATGGAAGACCTGATCCCCGAAGAAGAGATGGTGGTGACCGTCACGCGGGGCGGTTATATCAAGCGCACCCGCAGCGACAACTACCGTTCCCAGCACCGTGGCGGCAAGGGCGTGAAGGGCGCCCAGTTGCGCGCGGACGATGTGGTCGAGCACTTCTTCGTCACAACGACGCACCACTGGCTGTTGTTCTTCACGAACAAGGGCCGCGTCTATCGGGCGAAGGCCTACGAGGTGCAGGAGGCAGGGCGCGACGCGAAGGGCCAGCATGTCGCGAACCTGCTGGCGATGCAACCCGAGGAAGAGATTGCAGCGATTCTGGACATCCAGAATTACGAAGCGGCCCAGTATCTCGCCTTGGCGACCCGGGACGGATTGATCAAGAAGACAGCGCTGGCCGAGTACGACACGAACCGCTCCGGTGGCATCATCGCGATCAAGCTCCGCGAAGAGGATGAACTCGTTGCGGCCCTGCTCGTCGAGGAGGACTCCGACGTTCTTCTTGTCTCGAAGAAGGGGATGTCGATCCGTTTCACGGCGACCGATGAAGCGCTCCGACCGATGGGACGCTCAACCTCCGGCGTTATTGGAATGCACTTCCGCGGCGGAGACTCACTGCTTGACGCATCCGTTGTCGATGGTGAAGGCGAGTATGTATTCGTCGTGACGGAGGGCGGCTACGCGAAGCGGACATCCGCCGATCAGTATCGACTGCAAGGTCGTGGCGGGCTTGGAATCAAGGTTGCGAAGCTGAGCGATGACCGTGGAGACCTTGTTGGAGCTCTCATGGTTGCCGAAGACGACGAGGTTCTTGTGGTTCTTGCCAGCGGCAAGGTGGTACGCTCTGCGGTGGCTGAGGTTCCGGCCAAGGGTCGTGACACCATGGGTGTCGTCTTCGCACGATTTGCAGAAGAAGACCGGATCATTGCCGTCGCACGAAACACCGAACGCAACATTATCGCCCCAGATGAAGATGAAGCTGATGAAAACACAGCTGATGAAGAAGAAGCCGAGCATGACGAATCGGCAGGGGATGATGAGACAGGCGCCACCGGGAAGGATGAAACTGTAGATGAGTAGTAGCGTTGCCGAGAAACTGGCGAGGAAATCCTCGAGGAGACCCTCGTCGAAGCAAGTGCGGCTCAAGCTTGTCTACATCGACTTCTGGTCGAGTGTGAAGCTGTCGTTCTTGGTTGGACTCTGCATCGCAATTGTCGGGGTCGTTGGCATGTTCCTGGTTTGGACGGTGCTCAACCAGACCGGAATCTTCGATCAGGTCAACAGCCTATTCAAAGACATCTCCGGCGCAGGCGGAACCGACCTCAAATCGATTCTCGGCCTCGGTCAGGTGATGGGCTTTGCGATCGTCGTCGGAATTCTTGACGTCGTTGTGGTGACGGCGCTCGGTGCCATCTTCGCTCTGCTGTACAACTTGAGCGTGAAGATCACCGGTGGGCTGTTGGTCGGGTTCACCAACAACTGACGCGCCGAAAACCAACAGCTCGATTCGCACCCGGTAGGTGAAATCCTGTAGTCTTTCATCTGCCCATTCGGGGGTATAGCTCAGGCGGTTAGAGCGCTTCGCTGATAACGAAGAGGTCCCAGGTTCAAGTCCTGGTACCCCCACTGCGGTCCGATTCGAATCCGAATCGGGCACGCCCCGAGGGGCCTTAGCTCAATTGGTAGAGCGCCTGCTTTGCAAGCAGGAGGTCAGGAGTTCGATTCTCCTAGGCTCCACACTTTCATTCAATCCGCGTCGGCCGCGTGCACCCGTGTCAGTCACGGGCAGTCGGTGTCGATCGCAGCGAGTAACGTAACCCCGGTGGACATCAGAGTTGCGGCGTACGCCGTCATCATCGACGACGAGCGACGCATCCTGCTCGCGCATTGGAACGAGCACGGGCACAGTGGCTGGACGTTGCCCGGTGGGGGTCTCGAACCCGGTGAGGACCCTGCGGACGCAGCGGTGCGGGAAATCCACGAGGAGACCGGCTACAACGCCGCTCTAGATGGGTTGCTCGGAATCAACTCACACGTCGTTCCCGGCGATCAGCGCATCAACGGTTCCGGCCGACCATTGCATTCGCTTCGGATCGTGTACCGCGCCCGAATCATCGGTGGCGACCTCATGAACGAACTCGATGGAAGCACCGATGAGGCGGACTGGTTCGCCCTGGCGGCCGTGGCGCACCTGGAGCACGTTGGTCTCGTCGATGCTGCGCTGCGGATGGCCGGGCTGCCGTGAAGCGGTGTAGTGGTCTCGATACGCTCGCCCTTCGGCAAGCTCAGGGACAGGCGCTCCCTGCTCGACCACCAAGAACTACTCCGTCGCGTCGGACAGGGGTGCGGCAGAGTCGTCGTCGGCTACCCAGAGCTCATCATCGGCGCGGAAGGTCTGCCATACCGCGTATGCGACGCCGGCGAGTGCGACAGCGCCGACCCCGATCGCAAAAACGGTGCCGAAGCCCGGACCTGACTTCTTGACCTCGACCGGGGCATTGCGGCCCGACAGGCGGCGAACCGCAGCTTGAACGCGAGCGTCGTTGGCGACATCCGCAACGCTCAGCGCGGTGCCGAGAGCAGTTCCGATCGCCGGAACAATGTTGTTGTTGACGACATCGCCCGCCCCGCGGGCAATTCGCCGCGAGTAGTACGCGCCGCGGTTCAAACCGGGCTGAACATAGGTCGCATAGCTGTCGCGCACGCGCGGAGCCACTTCCTCCCTCGTGAGGTGACCGGCCTGGCGACCGGCTTCTCGAGCGATTGAACTCGCGCGATCCAACACGTCTTGTTGCGCGTGCCAGAGATCCTCAGCGTTCCCCCGAAGTCGGTTCAGTTCCTTTTGGCGCTTACGTGACAGACTCATCTGGACCTCCATTGCGTCGTGAAGCGAACTGAGTCCATCTTGCCACGCAATGCGCCCAGCGCTTCAAATACTCAGCGCGACCTGTCAGTGTAATGCGCCGCGGGATGCAAGAATTGAACACATGTCTAAGCACACCGCTGTCGCAACGCTCCACACCAACTATGGAGACATTGTCGTGAACCTTTACGGCAACCACGCTCCGAAGACCGTCAAGAACTTCGTCGGTCTGGCAACGGGCGAGCTCGAATGGACCCACCCGCGCACCGGCGCGACCAGCAAAGACAACCTGTACGACGGCGTCGTGTTCCACCGCATCATTCCCGGCTTCATGATCCAGGGCGGCGACCCGCTCGGCACGGGCACCGGCGGCCCCGGTTTTCAATTCGACGATGAGATCAACCCCGACCTCGATTTCACCGCGCCGTACATGCTTGCCATGGCGAACGCAGGCATTCAGCAGGGTCACGGCACCAATGGTTCGCAGTTCTTCATCACCGTCGGCGCCACAACGTGGCTGCAGGGCAAGCACACCATTTTCGGCGAGGTCGCTGACGACGCGTCGCGCGCCATCGTCGACAAGCTCGCCGCTGTTCCAACGGATGCCCGAGACCGGCCGCTTGACGATGTCGTGATCGAGTCGGTCACCGTCGTCGACGCCTAGAGCACACGCTCAGCCATACGCTTTCGGAAGGCAGAACCCCGTGACGCAGGCCTCCCAGTCTGCCGCTAACTATTGCTAT
The Rathayibacter sp. SW19 DNA segment above includes these coding regions:
- the dnaA gene encoding chromosomal replication initiator protein DnaA, which produces MTAGDESLSNAWSTILAALESDERITPQLYGFLSLVEPKGIMAGTIYLEVPNEFTRGMIEQRSRVPLLSAIGNLADELAVSTFAIVVNPDIAQETMRNPLPQEQTYIEVPAPVAPVTEITAAPRVNDSRLNPKYSFDNFVIGQSNRFAHAAAVAVAEAPAKAYNPLFVYGDSGLGKTHLLHAIGHYAMSLYPGIRVRYVSSEEFTNDFINSIANNRGSSFQARYRNIDILLIDDIQFLQRAVETQEAFFHTFNTLHDHNKQVVITSDLPPKLLTGFEDRMRSRFEWGLITDVQVPDLETRIAILRKKAQSEKIQVPDDILEFMATKVSSNIRELEGTLIRVTAFASLNRTPVDMNLVQTVLKDLITLDDDNVIAPVDIITNTADYFKLSVDDLYGSSRSQAIATARQIAMYLCRELTNLSLPKIGQLFGNRDHTTVMYANKKISELMKERRSIYNQVTELTSRIKQNQR
- the dnaN gene encoding DNA polymerase III subunit beta — protein: MRFQANRDVLSEAVSFAVKLLPQRTTLPILSGVLITTTPTGITLSSFDYEVSAQTEIAADVEEQGTVLVSGRLLAEIASKLPNAPVRFSTAESRISVTCGSANFTLLSMPVEEYPSLPQVGEDAGLVPADAFAEAVAQVAVAASRDDVTPVITGVQLEIADNKLSLVATDRYRVAVREIDWDASDSGTSAATALVPARTLQEIGKTLGHSGTISVAITSKDDRELIAFTADKKTVTSLLIKGNFPPVKRLFPDTVDNYAVINTAELVEATRRVSLVLEREAALRFTFNADGLRLEAIGSEQAQASETIDALLTGDDTVVSLKPQFLLDGLGAVHSEFVRISFTKTENPNKPGPVLITSQTSKEQAGSDSYRYLLQPNLLLR
- the gnd gene encoding phosphogluconate dehydrogenase (NAD(+)-dependent, decarboxylating), which encodes MHIGLIGLGKMGNNMRSRLEQKGIEVTGYDTNPELTDVPTLAALAAALPTPRTVWVMVPAGAITDSVVSDLGTVLEKGDLIIDGGNSRFTEDFKHSEQLAPQGIDFMDAGVSGGVWGLQNGYGLMVGGSAAQVERVMPVFDALRPEGPRDEGFVHVGEVGAGHYAKMVHNGIEYALMQAFAEGYELLDTRKDIVKDVTGTFKAWQRGTVVRSWLLELLVRALEEDPEFEHIEGYVNDSGEGRWTVEEALANSVPVPTISASIFARYVSRQQDSPAMKAVAALRNQFGGHAVKAVD
- the recF gene encoding DNA replication/repair protein RecF (All proteins in this family for which functions are known are DNA-binding proteins that assist the filamentation of RecA onto DNA for the initiation of recombination or recombinational repair.), yielding MRVVHLSLTDFRNYARAEVPLHPGPNLFIGRNGHGKTNLVESLGYLSTLGSHRSSSDQALIRKDTDAAIIRARVQHESRELLVEVQLNRGSANRAQVNRSAVKVRELPRYFSSVIFAPEDLALVRGEPGVRRRFIDELLIQRTPRLAGVLADYDRVLKQRNSLLKSARATRVRLDQLGTLEIWDERLVTLGSEIIDERVRLTHELSAPLRAAYQSVVGDDHSPRLSSVLSIHDEGAPTENSPAAGQTAEVFHAAIAALRGKELERGMTLVGPHRDDVLFELNGMPAKGYASHGESWSFALSLRLASAELLRQDSVSGDPVLILDDVFAELDRTRRRMLAEAVHNFEQVLITAAVYEDVPAELTAHTVHIEAGVVSDDLSTSRSTVPDRP
- a CDS encoding DUF721 domain-containing protein; amino-acid sequence: MTESAEVYQRLKALFSASVYRAPRQSTRPLDGSASVPFGAGRDPHGLGSVVDALTARLGWNSPLAQSELVASWNELVGADTAEHSSPVGIDDGVLTVRCESTAWATQLRIMRSELLKHIADRFPDAGIQSIRFQGPDVPSWKRGPRSISGRGPRDTYG
- the gyrB gene encoding DNA topoisomerase (ATP-hydrolyzing) subunit B; translation: MTSESTNALPDDSQDHDTSPADTTSADTSPTATTPTATTPAATPITSGHTSHSYGASDIQVLEGLEAVRKRPGMYIGSTGPRGLHHLVSEIVDNSVDEALAGYADVINVTINRDGSIRVVDNGRGIPVAEHPIEKISTVEVVLTKLHAGGKFGGGGYAVSGGLHGVGSSVVNALSTRFEVEVKRNGYIWWMAFEDGVPLAPLARGEESSETGTTITFWPNAKIFETVHFDYETLRTRFQQMAFLNKGLRITLNDLRAPEEGEDARSDNFIYEKGLVDYVQYLNKLKRAEIVNDEIISFESEDTDRKIALEVAMQWTSGYTESVYTYANTINTHEGGTHEEGFRAALTTLVNKYARDKNLLKEKDDNLSGDDVREGLTAVISVKLAEPQFEGQTKTKLGNTEAKAFVQKVVGDQLGDWFARNPNQAKEIIRKSLQAATARMAARKARETARRKGLLEGGGMPGKLKDCQSKDPSLSEIFIVEGDSAGGSAVQGRNPETQAILPLRGKILNVEKARLDRALGNNEVQAMITAFGAGIGEDFNPDKARYHKIVLMADADVDGQHITTLLLTLLFRYMRPLIELGYVYLAQPPLYRLKWSNAPHQYVYSDIERDALLTDGQAAGWRIPKDNGIQRYKGLGEMDYKELWETTMSPETRTLLQVTLDDAAAADEIFTTLMGEDVEARRSFIQKNAKDVRFLDI